Proteins from a single region of Moritella sp. F3:
- the atpF gene encoding F0F1 ATP synthase subunit B, with product MNINATLLGQAISFTLFVLFCMKYVWPPLIAAIEERQKKIADGLASADKAAKDLKLAEAKATDQLKDAKAQAANIIDAANKRKSQIVDEAKDEANAERTKILAQADAEVEAERNRLKEELRKQVAGLAIAGAEKIIERSIDEAANSDIVDKIVAEL from the coding sequence GTGAATATCAACGCAACTCTTTTAGGACAAGCGATTTCTTTCACGTTATTCGTACTATTTTGTATGAAATATGTATGGCCGCCATTAATCGCGGCTATCGAAGAACGTCAAAAGAAAATTGCTGATGGCCTTGCAAGTGCGGATAAAGCTGCTAAAGATCTGAAGCTAGCGGAAGCTAAAGCAACAGATCAATTGAAAGATGCTAAAGCGCAAGCGGCAAATATCATTGATGCAGCAAACAAGCGTAAATCTCAGATAGTCGATGAAGCTAAAGATGAAGCGAATGCGGAGCGAACTAAAATTCTTGCTCAAGCAGACGCTGAAGTTGAAGCAGAACGTAATCGTCTAAAAGAAGAATTACGCAAACAAGTAGCTGGTTTAGCTATTGCCGGTGCTGAAAAAATTATCGAACGTTCTATCGATGAAGCTGCTAACAGTGACATCGTAGACAAAATCGTTGCAGAACTTTAA
- the atpE gene encoding F0F1 ATP synthase subunit C: protein METVSATIFAVAILLGFAAFGTAIGFAILGGKFLESSARQPEMAPALQTKMFIVAGLLDAISMIAVGIALFLLFANPFIA, encoded by the coding sequence ATGGAAACTGTATCAGCTACTATTTTCGCTGTTGCTATCTTACTAGGTTTTGCTGCATTCGGTACAGCAATTGGTTTCGCTATCTTAGGTGGCAAATTCCTAGAGTCTTCTGCTCGTCAACCAGAGATGGCACCAGCACTACAAACTAAAATGTTCATTGTTGCTGGTCTTCTTGATGCGATCTCTATGATTGCAGTTGGTATCGCATTATTCCTATTATTCGCGAACCCATTCATCGCTTAA